In Aerococcaceae bacterium zg-252, the genomic window CACTCACTTCGACGAAAGCAAGCTTTCGTCTCCGTTCGTTCGACTTGCATGTATTAGGCACGCCGCCAGCGTTCGTCCTGAGCCAGGATCAAACTCTCATGAAAGTTTCATGAGTCTTCTTTGACTCTTACTATTTACTAGCTTACATTTTTTAAGAGGTGTCCCTCTGTCTCGAATTTATTATTCGGGTTGTGATAGCTATTGCTATCCCCTACACATTCTTGGTTTGTTCTTTGTTTAGTTTTCAATGAGCTTTCGTTGCCGCTTGTGACAACTCCTATATATTACTCCAAGCTCTTAAGTTTGTCAACATCTTTTTTTAGATTTTTTAAAACTTTTTTTCGCTCGTTCGTGTTCTCTCCTGAGAACTCCCTTATACTATCATCCTTTTCAGCACCAGTCAATACTTTTTTCGAATTTTTTTGAGAAATTATATTGTATTTCGTTGTAATTCGGTAATTTACTAATTATTATCAAATTTAACTAGTTATCATTTTATCTGTCTTATACTACCATATTTATTTTGCATTATTATCATAGTATAAAAAAGCACCTATCAAGAGATTTTATTACTTTCTCTTGGTAGGTGTCTATTTTTCTATAAATTAAGATTCTATCAATTTTCGAATTGTCGTCGGTGAAAATAGGATAATCATTGGATATATTTCCAATCTTCCTGCAATCATTCCTATACTTAACACAAATTTGTTCCAATTTGAAAAAATACTAAAATTTTCCATTGGTCCAACTTTTGATAATCCCGGCCCTATATTATTAAAGGTAGCTGCAACGGCAGTAAAGGCTGTTGTAAAATCATCAACTTCAATAGATACAGAAAGTAATATGATAATAAATATCGCAATGTAAACCATTAAATAGTGCGAAACTTGACTTTCTATTGATTTTCTCAGTGGTTTTTCTGATATTTTGGGAACTACCACTCTTCCACTTTGAGCTGATTTTTTTATTTCAGCAATCGATTCTTTAATATAGATGATAATTCTAATGACTTTAATTCCACCTGCTGTTGAGCCAGCACATCCCCCAATAAACATTAATAATACTAAAATGGTTTGTGAAAATATCGGCCATTTTGTGAAATCATTGACGGAATAACCGGTAGTCGTAATAATAGAACTTACTGTAAAGAATACTTCTCGTATTAATTGACTGAAATTGTCATAATAATGAATAATATTTACTGTAATTAGTGTCGTTGCAGTAATAACAATTAATAGATAAAATTTTAATTCCTCGTCATTTTTTATAATTTCTTTAAAATACCCTAATATCGACAAGTAATAAATATTGAAATTTATCCCAAATAATAGCATACCTATCGCAATAATCCACTCTACCAGTTGTTGATTTTGATAGATTGAAAAACCTTGATCATTAATAGCAAATCCACCCGTTCCTGCTGTCCCAAAGGCTAGTAAAAAGGCATCAAATACTGGAACTTTTACAATGACTAAAATCATGACTAAAATCGCAGTCATAATAATATATAATCCATATAATATTCTTGCAGTTCCACTTAATTTTGCTACTAATTTCCCAAAAGTAGGGCCAGGCACCTCAGCTCTCATCAGTTGAATATATTCTGAAGTGTTAGGTAATACTGCTAATGTAAATACTAGAAATCCCATTCCTCCAACAAAGTGGGTGAAACTTCTCCAAAATAGTGAAGAATGTTTTAATGGTGATAATGTGGGCAAAATACTTGACCCAGTTGTAGTAAAGCCACTTGAAATTTCAAAAAATGCGTCAAATATATTTGGTATTTCTTTGGTCAATACTAATGGCAATGCACCAAAAAACGACAGTGCTATCCAGCCTAATGCTACTATTACCATACCGTCTCTTGAATATAGCTTAATTTTTTTAGGATTTAATTTCCCAGCTAAAAATGCAAAACCACCGAGTAAAGCAGAAACAAATAAATAACTGCTAATCTGTTCTATTGGTTCTCGATATATCAAACCAACTATTACTGGTAGCAACAATAGTAATGACTCTACTAATAATATTTTACCTAATAAATAGGCAACAATCGTTCGTTTCAATACTTTCCTCCTACTGCATCAAAATATCTTCTAAATCTTCAAACATTCTAGCTGTAGTTACAA contains:
- a CDS encoding TrkH family potassium uptake protein codes for the protein MVAYLLGKILLVESLLLLLPVIVGLIYREPIEQISSYLFVSALLGGFAFLAGKLNPKKIKLYSRDGMVIVALGWIALSFFGALPLVLTKEIPNIFDAFFEISSGFTTTGSSILPTLSPLKHSSLFWRSFTHFVGGMGFLVFTLAVLPNTSEYIQLMRAEVPGPTFGKLVAKLSGTARILYGLYIIMTAILVMILVIVKVPVFDAFLLAFGTAGTGGFAINDQGFSIYQNQQLVEWIIAIGMLLFGINFNIYYLSILGYFKEIIKNDEELKFYLLIVITATTLITVNIIHYYDNFSQLIREVFFTVSSIITTTGYSVNDFTKWPIFSQTILVLLMFIGGCAGSTAGGIKVIRIIIYIKESIAEIKKSAQSGRVVVPKISEKPLRKSIESQVSHYLMVYIAIFIIILLSVSIEVDDFTTAFTAVAATFNNIGPGLSKVGPMENFSIFSNWNKFVLSIGMIAGRLEIYPMIILFSPTTIRKLIES